The Flavobacterium faecale genomic sequence TGACATTGGGACGTTTTTGAGCAGATAACTGAAGGCTAGCAATAACGGCTACCACTGTATATAGGATGCTTTTTCTAATGAAAATCATTGCGGCTTCTTTATTTTGGTTTTACTTCACTTTAAACTCCGTGTTATTCAACTCAAACGGAATTTCTTTTTCTCTTTTGTCTAAAACTTTCTGAAATCCAGCTTTTATTTCTTCTTCTTTGGCAGATAGTATTTTTAACTCTTCTTTCTCTAGTGGGTCTTTTGCAGTATTAAAAAATCGACCATCTTTATACAATTTATAAGTGTCATTTAACACCCATCTAGTCTGGCTTAATTTATTCATTCGTGGCGTATAATGAATAAATACTTCGTCTTGTATTTTTTTGTCTTTGTTGGTTATCAAGGGTAAAAAGCTAAATCCATCAGATTGAAATTTATTCGCTTTTACGTCAGCGGCATCACATAAAGAAGGCAATACATCTGCAAACGAAATCAATCCTTTTTCTGTTCGCTTTGCTTCCATTCGAGCAGGCCAACTCGCTACAAAAGGAACATGATTACCGTGGATGATTGTTTTGCCTTTTCCTCCTTTTATTTTACCCAAATCGGTAGCACTAACAATATTTCCTGGAGAACCATTGTCTGCTGTGAAAATAAATAAGGTATTTTCCAAAAGTCCTTTTTCTTTTAGTTTAGCCTGAATTTTTCCAACAATTTTATCGGTATACGCCACCATATCTTTATAATAAATTGGATCTCTTTTATTACGCAATTTTGGGTCTTTAGATTCTGGTGAATCTGGCGTAGGCATAAATGGCTCATGTACCAATGCCATCGGATAATATACCAAAAATGGAACATCTGCTTTTCTATCTATAAAGTCCATAATATAGTTCGAAAAAATATCAGGACCGTAGGCATTTGCATCCCTTGGTAATTCTTTTCCATTTTGAACAATTAGTGGGTTCCAAAAACGTTCTCCCTCACTTTTACCTTTGTTTACCTGCCACAAACAATATTCACCAAAACCAAAATGATTGGGACGATTTAAATCTTGATTACCAGGCATATCGCCTTTATTTCCATTTAGCTGCCATTTTCCAGCAATACAAGTAGCATAACCTGCATCCTTCAATAGATTTCCAAATGTTACTTGATTTGGATTGAGATATTCAAAGGCTTCGTAGTTTCTAAAATTACTTTTACCCGTCATTATTTTTACTCTCGACGGTGTGCAAAGTGGTTGCGAATAACAGTTATCAAACCGCACTCCAGCGGCGGCAATACGATCAATATTTGGTGTTTTGTAAGTTGTACTTCCGTTTGCACCAATACATTCGTATCCCATATCATCTGCCATGATCAGTACAATATTTGGACGTTTTTGTGCTATTGTAGTGGCTGTTACCAATAATAGCATTGCAATATATATGGATTTGTATTTCATTGGACTATTTTTAAAAATTGAGTCTTATTTCTTTTTTATTTCTTTTTCCAAAGTGCTATCATATTCCTTCATACGCTTGATTAACTCTTGCGCTTTCTGAGGATTAGATTTTATGAGGTTGTTCTTTTCAGATACATCTTCTTTTAGATTATACAATTTATCTACTAAATCGTCTCCGCTAAGTTTTCCAGAGTTTTTCAAACGGTGTCCTTTATACAAAAACTTCCAGTCACCAGAACGAATTCCGTCGATTATTGTACTATTAGAAGAATAATAAAACATTTCGTTACGGGGCGACTTTGTTGTTTTTCCTTCTAGAAAATCCGAAACATTATAACCGTCATAAATTCTGTTTTTAGGCATTGCAATTCCTGCCCAATTGGCTATAGTTGGAAAAATATCTAAGGAAGAAAGTAGTTCACTCGATTCTGTTCCCGCTTTAATTCTACCCGGTGCCCAGATAACTGCAGGCACACGTTGCCCTCCTTCATACGTATCAAATTTATGTC encodes the following:
- a CDS encoding sulfatase-like hydrolase/transferase, producing the protein MKYKSIYIAMLLLVTATTIAQKRPNIVLIMADDMGYECIGANGSTTYKTPNIDRIAAAGVRFDNCYSQPLCTPSRVKIMTGKSNFRNYEAFEYLNPNQVTFGNLLKDAGYATCIAGKWQLNGNKGDMPGNQDLNRPNHFGFGEYCLWQVNKGKSEGERFWNPLIVQNGKELPRDANAYGPDIFSNYIMDFIDRKADVPFLVYYPMALVHEPFMPTPDSPESKDPKLRNKRDPIYYKDMVAYTDKIVGKIQAKLKEKGLLENTLFIFTADNGSPGNIVSATDLGKIKGGKGKTIIHGNHVPFVASWPARMEAKRTEKGLISFADVLPSLCDAADVKANKFQSDGFSFLPLITNKDKKIQDEVFIHYTPRMNKLSQTRWVLNDTYKLYKDGRFFNTAKDPLEKEELKILSAKEEEIKAGFQKVLDKREKEIPFELNNTEFKVK